The proteins below come from a single Cryptococcus gattii WM276 chromosome D, complete sequence genomic window:
- a CDS encoding uncharacterized protein (Similar to SGTC gene model, INSD accession EAL21109.1) has translation MSDVWPATSSYMLELSHRKYDLSQLAKAVDAAAKAKDNPGDAYIAPPPTPTCFHVHTNTIEATLLPPDATIEYYGREPEPNPAWQIFQSIREQVASVVPSMEHMSLVHPTASLIRQSTNPSNTPSAAVGTCLYLPKHGDRYPLARLELPTIAEQKEWMPSATAWDMQHWIHTIIALDPEFNTTRKSIYRDDKKRIHMQTAIDICWVPDEGGEADRAEVKLLIISHVYLDMSFLFDPLPDVGNDMLGFILHSIIPSLTAAAYASESEARAAGLRDFYACLKPAPDLPFNFPANRLQPKEMLSKLLPFQMRTVRLLLEREGAQGVGKGIIRTKRDPDGLWKGLDWGNSFGKLGYRRITGSMVRIDPLGSVSTGIPGKGKQRAYEEEDADHYMSGITEEEREKLPTLLDLTGIRGTMLCEEMGLGKTVEAIALLSLHRHPLSTPRNIPSMTSSVSTGTSQSHAHAQAANQPVPVINLLAGVPGLHDLEVKEWVEKESIAFAGRRAWDEHSQLEVTEVAATLIVTPPSLLKQWVAEIQYHAPTIRVCVYEGWKSLQQGVEKQRDARRKARARKELEQKKRKAAAFRGQTRRKYAKGNDGLAIKMESDEENYQDDEQEEGTLQVTQRQFVDYVRAHDVVVTTYQDLSQDLKFALPVPARSRRSTANYQLNDRPRSPLVMVEWWRVIMDEVQLHGDQTDAANMVSLIPRKNSLAVSGTPARSDIKDLMGSLKFLRVPILPYDNRLWHRLQQSSMRPAFEGLFRSLAVRTTKKEVSGEFNLPHQSRYVVPIELSEIELHYYNDTLERARERLHLPANFREARPDDWVLDRGMFQIILRSLRQICTHIQVGQMQSGTGRGDQRLRLGRTLMTMSEALEKMRDDHLQETSSEARQQMRMMIRQAQLTVMDDQNDLRHLQALALYERARAAAESHLEPAQKRLKALLDESDGNDKEEDDQFEDEMSEKQQTQQEKARALAIQTAKHTIRELDLIIHQCWFFEGDVWHVQKEEEKEVYAYARADAIRKSILARPLKTANMSVDLLKGSLTRGPAVAQVNELQTTDLKRRGGILTQDVISQANALLKIMNDNALLVFNWRKKIIDLLSSPIDVDPTDVPEGQGQEVENPEAEYYAEALKAQGEVEAYLIAFAAAVADRKEFMTETRSLLSTHDSRIAKQRNTQAAMNANTDVEMPNVPHDIGEQAAVLLKERQAFRDARMSKGCERPLKGLLMDLNAIMHGQHRHEEIEIAKSMASMLKKYIAEQTELVEKLNKELDMFRATFNRRVVYFASLQEISDSVTAPEFKDLGKDIHVAAKEVNELEVKLAKMAVKGRYLHYLGTKQHEEEDIREDCIICFGSSDDNQAVLLQCGHYFCLSCYREYRKTPGGRKCPSCRIKISDKEVQRIKLNTSRTEAADPTGMQPQTSVQTLVPAVSVSLNEAEEDITPEEQEQMRRAEDLEKLRMMDVERRRAVMMMDMMGEYGSKINFLIKHLLYYKSTEPDTRHVIFSNWSDSLNIVMQALRLNGISFASFDQGKKQKDVVDQFLKDESISVFLLHAERESSGLTLTSCRVVHLLEPVLRHSFELQAIGRVDRLGQEKETSVFCYATMDTVESRILSQGVRNGTSIYLADDTADQVVAEMSNVASAAHKGGDVAAGGNEEDLLGLIL, from the exons ATGTCCGATGTCTGGCCCGCCACCAGCTCGTACATGCTTGAGCTCAGTCACCGGAAATACGACTTGAGCCAGCTAGCCAAAGCAGTGGACGCTGCTGCAAAGGCAAAGGATAATCCAGGAGATGCGTATA TCGCTCCCCCTCCTACGCCAACGTGTTTTCATGTACATACGAATACTATCGAGGCCACCCTGCTACCACCAGATGCCACAATTGAGTACTATGGAAGGGAGCCAGAACCGAACCCTGCTTGGCAAATCTTCCAATCTATTCGGGAACAGGTTGCGTCTGTTGTTCCATCTATGGAACACATGTCCCTTGTGCATCCAACCGCCAGTCTTATACGTCAATCCACCAACCCCTCAAATACACCCAGTGCGGCTGTTGGAACCTGCCTCTACCTTCCAAAGCACGGTGACCGTTATCCTTTAGCCAGACTTGAACTTCCGACCATTGCTGAGCAAAAGGAATGGATGCCTTCAGCTACTGCTTGGGATATGCAGCACTGGATACATACGATCATTGCCCTTGACCCAGAGTTTAATACTACTCGAAAGTCCATCTATCGGGACGATAAGAAACGCATTCACATGCAGACAGCAATTGACATATGCTGGGTCCCCGATGAGGGAGGTGAAGCGGACCGGGCAGAGGTTAAGCTGCTTATTATTTCTCATGTCTATTTGGACATGTCATTCCTCTTCGACCCTCTTCCTGATGTCGGCAACGACATGCTCGGATTCATTCTTCACTCCATCATCCCTTCACTTACTGCTGCTGCATATGCATCCGAGTCAGAAGCTCGTGCTGCAGGTCTTCGCGACTTCTACGCATGTCTAAAGCCAGCTCCTGACCTTCCGTTCAACTTTCCTGCCAACCGGCTACAACCGAAGGAGATGCTCTCAAAACTTTTGCCCTTCCAGATGCGGACTGTGAGACTACTTTTGGAACGAGAAGGAGCTCAGGGAGTCGGTAAAGGGATAATCAGGACCAAGAGAGATCCCGATGGATTATGGAAAGGGTTAGACTGGGGAAATAGTTTCGGTAAATTAGGCTATAGAAGAATCACTGGAAGTATGGTTCGAATCGATCCTTTAGGATCAGTCAGTACCGGTATTCCAGGAAAAGGGAAACAGAGAGCTTacgaagaggaggatgcCGACCACTATATGTCAGGCATTActgaggaggagagggaaaaaTTACCCACTTTGCTGGATCTCACTGGTATACGTGGCACAATGCTTTGTGAAGAAATGG GTCTTGGCAAAACTGTCGAGGCCATTGCATTGCTTTCTTTGCATAGACATCCCCTTTCTACCCCTCGCAATATACCTTCGATGACCTCTTCTGTTTCTACTGGAACTTCTCAGTCTCACGCACATGCCCAAGCTGCCAATCAGCCGGTGCCTGTTATCAATTTGTTGGCAGGCGTGCCTGGACTTCATGACTTGGAAGTAAAAGAATGggttgagaaggagagtATTGCCTTTGCTGGACGCCGAGCGTGGGACGAGCATTCCCAGCTGGAAGTTACCGAAGTGGCA GCAACTCTTATTGTAACGCCTCCTTCGCTTTTAAAACAGTGGGTCGCTGAAATCCAATATCATGCTCCCACAATCCGCGTGTGTGTCTATGAGGGCTGGAAGTCCTTGCAACAGGGCGTAGAGAAACAGCGTGATGCACGTCGCAAGGCGCGTGCTCGCAAAGAGTTGGAACAAAAAAAGCGTAAAGCTGCTGCATTCAGAGGTCAGACAAGGAGAAAGTATGCCAAGGGTAATGATGGGCTTGCCATCAAAATGGAGAGTGACGAAGAAAATTATCAGGACGATgagcaggaggagggaaCATTACAAGTGACTCAGAGACAATTCGTAGACTATGTGAGGGCTCATGACGTTGTCGTTACCACTTACCA GGACC TCTCTCAAGACCTGAAGTTTGCATTACCAGTCCCAGCAAGAAGTCGTAGGTCTACTGCAAATTATCAACTGAACGACCGTCCCAGAAGTCCCCTAGTCATGGTAGA ATGGTGGCGAGTAATAATGGATGAAGTTCAGTTACATGGTGATCAAACGGACGCAGC TAATATGGTCTCTCTGATCCCAAGGAAAAACTCTCTAGCAGTTTCTGGTACACCTGCACGTTCGGATATCAAAGATCTGATGGGTTCCCTGAAGTTCTTACGCGTACCTATTCTTCCGTATGATAACCGTCTATGGCATCGCCTGCAACAGTCCTCCATGCGACCTGCATTCGAGGGTCTTTTCCGCAGCCTCGCGGTACGAACCACAAAGAAAGAAGTATCTGGCGAGTTCAATTTGCCTCACCAGTCCCGATATGTTGTACCCATCGAACTTTCAGAGATTGAATTACATTATTACAATGACACCCTCGAAAGAGCTCGCGAAAGGCTCCATCTTCCTGCCAATTTCAGAGAAGCTCGTCCAGATGACTGGGTTTTGGATAGAGGCATGTTCCAAATCATCCTTCGAAGTCTACGTCAGATTTGCACACACATCCAGGTAGGGCAGATGCAGTCCGGCACTGGGCGCGGAGACCAAAGGTTGAGATTGGGAAGGACCTTAATGACAATGTCGGAGGCCCTGGAAAAAATGCGGGACGACCACTTACAAGAAACATCCTCCGAAGCTCGACAGCAG ATGCGAATGATGATCCGTCAAGCTCAACTTACAGTGATGGATGATCAGAACGATCTACGCCACCTTCAAGCCTTAGCA CTTTATGAGCGAGCTCGAGCTGCTGCAGAAAGCCACTTGGAACCTGCTCAAAAGCGTCTAAAAGCATTGCTAGATGAGAGTGATGGAAATgacaaggaagaggacgacCAATTTGAGGATGAGATGTCAGAAAAGCAACAAACTCAACAAGAAAAAGCGAGAGCTCTTGCCATTCAAACAGCTAAACACAC TATCCGTGAACTCGACCTTATCATTCACCAATGTTGGTTTTTTGAAGGTGATGTGTGGCATGTGcagaaagaggaggaaaaagaag TTTACGCATACGCCCGTGCGGATGCTATTAGAAAGAGTATCCTCGCTCGGCCGCTAAAGACGGCCAATATGTCCGTTGACCTTCTAAAGGGCTCCTTAACTCGTGGTCCAGCAGTAGCTCAGGTGAATGAGCTACAGACCACGGAtttgaagagaagaggtggaATCTTGACGCAAGATGTAATATCGCAAGCTAATGCGCTGCTCAAGATTATGAACGATAA TGCCTTATTGGTTTTCAATTGGCGTAAAAAGATCATCGACCTATTGTCTTCGCCAATTGATGTCGACCCGACAGACGTTCCCGAAGGTCAAGGTCAAGAAGTTGAAAATCCTGAAGCCGAATACTATGCGGAGGCATTGAAAGCTCAAGGCGAGG TGGAGGCGTATCTTATTGCGTTCGCCGCAGCTGTTGCTGATCGCAAAG AATTCATGACTGAGACAAGAAGTTTACTTTCCACCCATGATTCTCGAATCGCAAAGCAA CGAAACACTCAGGCTGCCATGAATGCCAATACCGACGTCGAAATGCCGAACGTACCCCATGACATCGGTGAACAGGCGGCGGTTCTTCTCAAAGAGCGTCAGGCTTTCCGAGATGCTCGCATGAGCAAAGGTTGCGAAAGGCCTCTCAAGGGCCTGCTGATGGACCTCAATG CTATCATGCATGGCCAACACAGACATGAAGAGATAGAAATTGCTAAGAGCATGGCTTCCATGCTCAAAAAGTATATCGCTGAACAGA CTGAGCTCGTTGAAAAGCTCAACAAGGAATTAGACATGTTCCGAGCAACTTTCAACCGTCGTGTCGTTTACTTTGCCTCTTTACAGGAGATCTCGGACTCT GTTACTGCACCCGAATTTAAAGACCTAGGAAAGGATATACACGTCGCTGCGAAAGAAGTGAATGAGCTCGAGGTGAAATTGGCCAAGATGGCTGTGAAAGGTCGATACCTCCATTATCTTGGTACAAAACAGcacgaagaagaagacatCAGAGAGGACTGCATCATCTGCTTCGGTTCATCTGATGACAACCAGGCTGTTCTGCTTCAGTGCGGCCATTACTTTTGCTTA TCATGCTACCGAGAGTATCGAAAGACTCCAGGAGGGAGGAAATGCCCATCATGTCGAATAAAAA TCAGCGACAAAGAGGTCCAGCGCATCAAGCTCAACACTTCAAGAACGGAAGCGGCTGACCCAACGGGCATGCAACCTCAGACCTCAGTACAAACACTTGTCCCTGCCGTCTCTGTCTCCTTAAACGAGGCAGAGGAGGACATAACGCCAGAGGAACAGGAACAGATGAGAAGGGCTGAAGACCTTGAAAAGCTGCGAATGATGGACgtggaaagaagaagagcggTTATGATGATGGACATGATGGGTGAATACGGTTCGAAA ATTAACTTTTTGATCAAGCACCTTCTGTACTACAAATCAACGGAACCTGATA CGCGACATGTCATCTTCTCTAACTGGTCTGACTCTCTCAACA TCGTCATGCAGGCTCTCCGGCTCAATGGCATTTCATTTGCTTCTTTTGATCAAGGCAAAAAGCAAAAGGATGTCGTCGATCAGTTTCTCAAAGACGAGAGCATATCCGTGTTTTTACTTCATGCCGAACGAGAAAG CTCTGGCTTGACTTTGACAAGCTGTCGTGTTGTTCATCTCCTTGAACCAGTCTTGAGACATAGCTTCGAGTTACAAG CTATCGGACGTGTTGATCGACTGGGTCAAGAAAAGGAAACCTCTGTATTCTG TTATGCCACAATGGACACTGTAGAATCTCGCATCCTTTCTCAAGGTGTGCGAAACGGGACGTCTATATATCTTGCCGACGACACTGCAGATCAAGTGGTGGCTGAGATGTCGAATGTCGCAAGTGCAGCACACAAGGGAGGTGACGTTGCTGCTGGTGGTAACGAAGAAGACCTACTAGGGTTGATTCTTTAG
- a CDS encoding eukaryotic translation initiation factor 2 gamma, putative (Similar to TIGR gene model, INSD accession AAW42979.1) encodes MSAINDPIAAASSGPSEPVQEVHVDVTKLTALSPEVISKQATINIGTIGHVAHGKSSTVRAISGVQTVRFKNELERNITIKLGYANAKIYKCQNPDCPPPSCFKSYPSSKEAHPKCERPGCDGRMDLQRHVSFVDCPGHDILMATMLTGAAVMNGALLLIAGNESCPQPQTGEHLAALEIIGVDPKNIVILQNKMDLVRESEAMEHCESIKKFVEGTTARLAPIIPVSAQLKFNIDAVVAAICNIAPPNYDFSADPRMVVIRSFDVNKPGAGVDELKGGVAGGSILQGVFKIGQEVEIRPGLITRDANGVCTCRPLRSRIVSLHAEQNHLQFAVPGGLIGVGTLVDPALCRADRLLGMVMSSVGKGPSIYVEIRAEVFLLRRLLGVKTDDSKKAKVGKLVVGETLFVNIGASQTGGRITAVKGGDVSIALTTPACCEKGEKIALSRRIDKHWRLIGWGKVRSGGTLCEVVDPE; translated from the exons ATGTCCGCTATCAACGACCCTATCGCGGCAGCTTCTTCCGGACCTTCAGAGCCCGTCCAGGAGGTCCATGTGGATGTCACCAAGCTCACTGCTTTGAGCCCCGAAGTCATTTCCAAGCAGGCTACC ATCAACATTGGTACCATTGGTCATGTCGCGCACGGTAAATCTTCAACTGTCCGAGCCATCTCGGGAGTTCAGACCGTTAGATTCAAGAACGAGTTGGAACGAAATATTACCATCAAGCTCGGTTACGCCAATGCCAAG ATCTACAAATGTCAAAACCCCGATTGCCCCCCTCCCTCCTGCTTCAAATCTTACCCTTCCAGCAAAGAGGCTCATCCCAAATGTGAAAGGCCAGGATGTGATGGACGGATGGACTTGCAGAG ACACGTCTCCTTTGTCGACTGTCCCGGTCACGATATTCTGATGGCTACTATGCTTACTGGTGCTGCCGTCATGAACGGTGCTCTGCTCCTTATCGCCGGTAACGAATCTTGTCCCCAGCCTCAAACAGGTGAACATCTTGCTGCCCTCGAAATCATTGGTGTCGACCCCAAGAACATTGTCATTTTGCAAAACAAGATGGATTTGGTTAGGGAAAGTGAAGCTATGGAGCACTGCGAGAGTATCAAGAAGTTTGTCGAGG GTACTACCGCTCGTCTCGCCCCCATCATCCCTGTCTCCGCCCAGCTCAAATTCAACATTGACGCCGTCGTCGCCGCTATCTGCAACATTGCCCCTCCCAACTATGACTTTAGTGCCGACCCCCGTATGGTCGTTATCCGATCGTTTGATGTTAACAAGCCTGGTGCCGGTGTCGACGAGTTGAAGGGTGGTGTCGCTGGTGGTAGTATCTTGCAGGGTGTCTTCAAGATTGGCCAAGAAGTCGAGATCCGACCTGGTCTTATTACCAGGGATGCCAACGGTGTCTGCACTTGCCGACCTTTGCGATCTCGTATCGTCTCCCTCCACGCCGAGCAGAACCACCTCCAATTTGCCGTTCCCGGTGGTCTTATCGGTGTCGGTACCCTCGTTGACCCTGCTCTCTGTCGTGCCGACAGATTGCTCGGTATGGTCATGTCTTCGGTTGGCAAGGGCCCATCCATCTACGTCGAAATCCGAGCAGAGGTCTTCTTGCTCCGTCGATTGCTTGGTGTCAAAACAGACGACAGCAAAAAGGCCAAGGTTGGCAAGCTTGTCGTTGGTGAGACCTTGTTCGTCAACATTGGAGCGAGTCAGACTGGTGGTAGGATCACAGCGGTAAAGGGTGGTGATGTCTCTATCGCATTGACAACACCGGCGTGCTGTGAGAAGGGCGAGAAGATTGCTTTGAGTAGGCGAATTGACAAGCACTGGAGATTGATTGGTTGGGGTAAGGTCAGGAGCGGAGGTACATTGTGTGAGGTCGTGGACCCCGAGTAG
- a CDS encoding copper zinc superoxide dismutase (Similar to TIGR gene model, INSD accession AAW42978.1) has translation MRAVAVLKGDSPVTGVITFTQEKEGAPVTVSGDIKNLDANAERGFHVHEFGDNTNGCTSAGPHFNPHGKNHGAPSDSERHVGDLGNVKTDGNGVASVNISDKSLSLFGPYSIIGRTIVVHAGTDDFGKGGNAESLKTGNAGARAACGVIGISN, from the exons ATGCGC GCTGTTGCTGTCCTCAAGGGTGACTCCCCTGTCACCGGTGTTATCACCTTCACccaggagaaggagggtgCTCCCGTTACCGTTTCCGGTGAC ATCAAGAACCTCGACGCCAACGCCGAGCGAGGCTTCCACGTCCACGAGTTTGGAGACAACACCAACGGCTGTACCTCTGCCGGTCCCCACTTCAACCCCCACGGCAAGAACCACGGTGCTCCCTCTGACTCTGAGAGGCACGTTGGTGACCTCG GTAATGTCAAGACTGACGGCAACGGTGTTGCTTCCGTCAACATTTCCG ACAAGAGTCTCTCCCTCTTTGGCCCTTACTCCATCATTGGTCGAACCATCGTCGTCCACGCCGGTACTGACGATTTCGGAAAGGGCGGCAACGCCGAGTCCCTCAAGACTGGTAACGCCGGTGCCCGTGCTGCCTGCGGTGTCAT TGGTATCTCCAACTAG
- a CDS encoding uncharacterized protein (Similar to TIGR gene model, INSD accession AAW42977.1), translated as MSNSLIMNKGIGLQPPAEIPCSSDQSSTSRSEAKSETPESSSTDSHLFSTRVAPVSPASSRPSSAAFSHSPCSTPPSRTASPAADGERNRRGSVTSSSSKGKVASSVRRRSLLGINVALPGDEDEEEGGGSKEADVGDGVPTIPEDSQLKTDYAHDSLGLEGLPNGEGEKEGEQDDDDKAELTPYQALLATTVRSIVIRDFAYHKTDDRYHGRNYEEEKWGSPDDPETRWGKEKPEQEEEKDNNAGGWGGFGFFGWRSRFGKQDDVEDQSAVNEQVDMADGDADEDYYSSPQLSEPDTFGYAYKILPPLSPSLEPAGLYRAAYMFEGMGASEMSVDEGELLLLSGRGNGNPGWVIARRMTVEDGKVHRGEAVGLVPESYLERVEVLDAE; from the exons ATGTCAAACTCTCTTATTATGAACAAAGGGATAGGGCTTCAACCTC CGGCTGAAATACCTTGCTCTTCTGATCAGTCTTCAACCTCACGCTCAGAGGCCAAATCTGAAACGCCTGAATCGTCTTCAACTGACTCCCACCTTTTCTCCACGCGTGTTGCTCCTGTATCGCCAGCTTCCTCTCGCCCATCGTCTGCTGCATTTTCGCACTCTCCCTGTTCTACACCGCCATCACGCACTGCTTCGCCTGCTGCTGATGGGGAAAGGAATCGTAGGGGTTCAGTAACTTCAAGTTCTTCCAAAGGCAAGGTTGCTTCCAGTGTGAGAAGGCGAAGCTTGTTGGGTATCAATGTCGCTTTGCCTGGagatgaggacgaggaagaaggaggagggagCAAAGAGGCAGACGTCGGAGACGGTGTACCGACAATACCTGAAGATTCTCAATTAAAAACGGATTACGCGCATGACTCTTTAGGACTTGAAGGGCTTCCAAATGGAGAAGGCGAAAAAGAAGGCGAAcaggatgatgacgatAAAGCTGAGCTCACACCGTATCAAGCTTTGTTGGCCACTACCGTTCGATCAATTGTCATACGCGATTTCGCATACCACAAGACGGACGATCGATACCATGGGCGTAATTacgaggaagagaaatgGGGCAGCCCCGATGACCCAGAGACACGCTGGGGTAAGGAAAAGCCCGagcaggaggaagagaaagacAATAATGCGGGTGGATGGGGAGGGTTTGGCTTCTTCGGGTGGAGGTCACGATTTGGGAAACAGGACGACGTAGAAGATCAGAGTGCAGTAAATGAGCAGGTGGATATGGCTGACGGCGATGCCGATGAAGATTACTACTCATCCCCGCAACTTTCCGAACCCGATACATTTGGCTACGCCTACAAGATACTACCTCCTCTTTCGCCGTCACTCGAGCCTGCGGGATTATACCGAGCGGCCTATATGTTCGAGGGGATGGGTGCTAGTGAGATGTCTGTAGATGAAGGGGAGCTACTGCTGCTCAGTGGTCGGGGGAATGGGAATCCTGGATGGGTCATTGCCAGAAGAATGACGGTTGAGGATGGAAAGGTGCATAGAGGCGAAGCTGTCGGGCTAGTGCCCGAGTCGTATCTCGAACGAGTCGAAGTGTTGGACGCAGAGTAG
- a CDS encoding ATP phosphoribosyltransferase, putative (Similar to TIGR gene model, INSD accession AAW42976.1), with translation MSANPAPQLTEPESLESSTILLPPSGGEASPSAGGGRASKSSFGYESTMSLLVDSLKDRLLFAIPKKGRLHEKCLELLAGADIKYNRAHRLDVALVQNMPIALVFLPAADIPRFVALGSVALGITGQDVIAESSHAPLITELLPLGFGKCKLQVQVPVTGPIQTLEGLSGARIATSFEVLAGELFNGPNGVDAKFGKGKTSVEYVGGSVEAACALGMADGIVDLVESGDTMRAAGLHAIHTLMSSEAVLITSATPHPNLTPALASFIPLIKSRFAGVLASKRYVYASYNIQRANLSKALTITPGRRAPTVSPLDENGWVAVSAMVERKEVAKVMDELERTGAEDILIMALDNCRVGV, from the exons ATGTCTGCCAACCCCGCTCCTCAGCTTACCGAACCCGAGTCTCTCGAATCCTCAaccatcctcctccctccCTCCGGCGGTGAAGCTTCCCCTTCCGCCGGTGGTGGTCGTGCCAGCAAATCCTCTTTCGGCTACGAATCAACCATGTCATTGCTCGTAGACTCCCTCAAGGACAGACTACTTTTTGCCATACCCAAGAAGGGTAGATTACACGAAAAGTGCTTGGAATTGTTGGCTGGTGCCGACATCAAGTACAACAGGGCTCATCGATTGGATGTTGCTCTTGTGCAAAACATGCCCATTGCTCT TGTCTTCCTCCCCGCTGCCGACATCCCTCGATTTGTCGCTCTTGGTTCCGTCGCTCTCGGTATCACCGGACAAGACGTTATCGCCGAATCCAGCCACGCCCCCCTCATCACCGAGCTTCTCCCTCTCGGTTTCGGCAAGTGCAAGCTTCAGGTCCAGGTGCCTGTGACCGGTCCTATCCAGACACTTGAAGGCTTGTCCGGTGCCAGAATCGCGACCAGCTTCGAGGTCCTTGCCGGAGAGCTCTTCAACGGACCTAACGGTGTCGACGCCAAGTtcggcaagggcaagaCCAGCGTCGAGTACGTCGGTGGTAGTGTCGAGGCCGCTTGTGCCTTGGGTATGGCCGACGGTATCGTCGACCTCGTCG AATCTGGTGACACTATGCGAGCCGCTGGGCTCCACGCCATTCACACTCTCATGAGCTCCGAAGCTGTCCTCATCACCTCCGCTACCCCCCACCCCAACCTCACCCCCGCTCTTGCCAGTTTCATCCCCTTGATCAAATCTCGTTTCGCTGGTGTCCTCGCGTCTAAACGATACGTCTACGCTTCATACAACATTCAACGTGCAAATCTCAGCAAGGCTCTTACCATCACCCCCGGTAGGAGGGCTCCTACAGTCAGTCCCTTGGATGAGAATGGATGGGTTGCTGTCAGCGCGAtggtggagaggaaggaggtCGCCAAGGTTATGGACGAGTTGGAGAGGACCGGTGCTGAAGATATCCTGATCATGGCGCTGGACAACTGTAGGGTTGGTGTTTAG